A window of the Archocentrus centrarchus isolate MPI-CPG fArcCen1 chromosome 17, fArcCen1, whole genome shotgun sequence genome harbors these coding sequences:
- the LOC115796315 gene encoding uncharacterized protein LOC115796315 isoform X4, translating to MSKYTTARLKLPQAETNTDLQTAEEGDVIPQRKRKRQPNIRIPSDSDSDTPIQKSSLPPAPKIQQPGFQTSERRAPSPQRPASLASPRPTASPHQPGTSRGNELSTAAILRRLVTNQELIMEQLKIITLTLSKVQGQPGGGEEVLEKDIFPLKDISTLLAVEKRVREEADFKQKMITALSVIGGVNIKDTVWRIMKNIFTNSLAKQLNWRGVNGKTAFHSLQLKDVIAGTVRRNHLTATATEQEVETFIKRWLHLAGDRDGGRREREEKRRCTQLAPREAKLRRRMIVFPRSIQNHI from the exons atgt CAAAATACACAACTGCCCGCCTCAAACTTCCACAGGCAGAAACCAACACTGACCTGCAGACGGCAGAAGAAGGTGATGTCATACCGCAGAGAAAGCGAAAAAGACA accaaaCATTCGCATTCCAAGTGATAGTGACAGCGACACACCTATACAAAAGTCATCACTGCCACCAGCCCCAAAAATTCAACAGCCAGGTTTCCAAACATCAGAGAGAAGGGCCCCTAGCCCCCAACGACCTGCATCACTGGCAAGCCCACGGCCCACTGCCAGCCCACATCAACCAGGGACCAGTCGGGGCAATGAACTTTCAACTGCAG CTATTCTGCGTAGGCTCGTCACAAACCAGGAGCTTATCATGGAACAGCTCAAAATTATAACCCTGACCCTGAGCAAGGTCCAAGGACAGCCTGGTGGTGGTGAGGAGGTCCTTGAAAAGGATATCTTTCCACTGAAGGACATTAGCACTTTACTGGCTGTGGAGAAGCGAGTCAGAGAGGAGGCAGACTTTAAACAGAAAATG attACTGCTTTGAGTGTCATCGGTGGGGTCAACATTAAGGACACCGTGTGGCGCATCATGAAGAATATATTCACAAACTCCCTGGCCAAACAACTGAACTGGCGTGGCGTGAATGGGAAAACAGCATTCCACAGCCTCCAATTAAAAGATGTGATTGCTG GAACCGTACGAAGAAACCACTTAACGGCCACTGCAACAGAGCAGGAGGTGGAGACCTTTATAAAAAGGTGGCTTCATCTCGCTGGAGACAGAGATggtggaaggagagagagagaggaaaaaaggcgTTGCACACAGCTCGCAC
- the LOC115796315 gene encoding uncharacterized protein LOC115796315 isoform X3 yields the protein MMWEEFKVRILYKAAKYTTARLKLPQAETNTDLQTAEEGDVIPQRKRKRQPNIRIPSDSDSDTPIQKSSLPPAPKIQQPGFQTSERRAPSPQRPASLASPRPTASPHQPGTSRGNELSTAAILRRLVTNQELIMEQLKIITLTLSKVQGQPGGGEEVLEKDIFPLKDISTLLAVEKRVREEADFKQKMITALSVIGGVNIKDTVWRIMKNIFTNSLAKQLNWRGVNGKTAFHSLQLKDVIAGTVRRNHLTATATEQEVETFIKRWLHLAGDRDGGRREREEKRRCTQLAPREAKLRRRMIVFPRSIQNHI from the exons ATGATGTGGGAAGAATTTAAAGTTAGAATTTTATATAAAGCAG CAAAATACACAACTGCCCGCCTCAAACTTCCACAGGCAGAAACCAACACTGACCTGCAGACGGCAGAAGAAGGTGATGTCATACCGCAGAGAAAGCGAAAAAGACA accaaaCATTCGCATTCCAAGTGATAGTGACAGCGACACACCTATACAAAAGTCATCACTGCCACCAGCCCCAAAAATTCAACAGCCAGGTTTCCAAACATCAGAGAGAAGGGCCCCTAGCCCCCAACGACCTGCATCACTGGCAAGCCCACGGCCCACTGCCAGCCCACATCAACCAGGGACCAGTCGGGGCAATGAACTTTCAACTGCAG CTATTCTGCGTAGGCTCGTCACAAACCAGGAGCTTATCATGGAACAGCTCAAAATTATAACCCTGACCCTGAGCAAGGTCCAAGGACAGCCTGGTGGTGGTGAGGAGGTCCTTGAAAAGGATATCTTTCCACTGAAGGACATTAGCACTTTACTGGCTGTGGAGAAGCGAGTCAGAGAGGAGGCAGACTTTAAACAGAAAATG attACTGCTTTGAGTGTCATCGGTGGGGTCAACATTAAGGACACCGTGTGGCGCATCATGAAGAATATATTCACAAACTCCCTGGCCAAACAACTGAACTGGCGTGGCGTGAATGGGAAAACAGCATTCCACAGCCTCCAATTAAAAGATGTGATTGCTG GAACCGTACGAAGAAACCACTTAACGGCCACTGCAACAGAGCAGGAGGTGGAGACCTTTATAAAAAGGTGGCTTCATCTCGCTGGAGACAGAGATggtggaaggagagagagagaggaaaaaaggcgTTGCACACAGCTCGCAC
- the LOC115796315 gene encoding uncharacterized protein LOC115796315 isoform X2, producing MFYIVEFYKTHEVEVVPAAWVADDICQWPSYYKRDKLVKAIKNEEQPGMMWEEFKVRILYKAAKYTTARLKLPQAETNTDLQTAEEGDVIPQRKRKRQPNIRIPSDSDSDTPIQKSSLPPAPKIQQPGFQTSERRAPSPQRPASLASPRPTASPHQPGTSRGNELSTAAILRRLVTNQELIMEQLKIITLTLSKVQGQPGGGEEVLEKDIFPLKDISTLLAVEKRVREEADFKQKMITALSVIGGVNIKDTVWRIMKNIFTNSLAKQLNWRGVNGKTAFHSLQLKDVIAGTVRRNHLTATATEQEVETFIKRWLHLAGDRDGGRREREEKRRCTQLARPDEDEIFLERALEVIP from the exons atgttttacattgtaGAATTTTATAAAACCCACGAGGTTGAGGTGGTGCCAGCAGCATGGGTGGCTGATGACATTTGTCAGTGGCCCTCTTATTACAAGCGTGACAAACTTGTAAAGGCTATAAAAAATGAAGAGCAGCCGGGAATGATGTGGGAAGAATTTAAAGTTAGAATTTTATATAAAGCAG CAAAATACACAACTGCCCGCCTCAAACTTCCACAGGCAGAAACCAACACTGACCTGCAGACGGCAGAAGAAGGTGATGTCATACCGCAGAGAAAGCGAAAAAGACA accaaaCATTCGCATTCCAAGTGATAGTGACAGCGACACACCTATACAAAAGTCATCACTGCCACCAGCCCCAAAAATTCAACAGCCAGGTTTCCAAACATCAGAGAGAAGGGCCCCTAGCCCCCAACGACCTGCATCACTGGCAAGCCCACGGCCCACTGCCAGCCCACATCAACCAGGGACCAGTCGGGGCAATGAACTTTCAACTGCAG CTATTCTGCGTAGGCTCGTCACAAACCAGGAGCTTATCATGGAACAGCTCAAAATTATAACCCTGACCCTGAGCAAGGTCCAAGGACAGCCTGGTGGTGGTGAGGAGGTCCTTGAAAAGGATATCTTTCCACTGAAGGACATTAGCACTTTACTGGCTGTGGAGAAGCGAGTCAGAGAGGAGGCAGACTTTAAACAGAAAATG attACTGCTTTGAGTGTCATCGGTGGGGTCAACATTAAGGACACCGTGTGGCGCATCATGAAGAATATATTCACAAACTCCCTGGCCAAACAACTGAACTGGCGTGGCGTGAATGGGAAAACAGCATTCCACAGCCTCCAATTAAAAGATGTGATTGCTG GAACCGTACGAAGAAACCACTTAACGGCCACTGCAACAGAGCAGGAGGTGGAGACCTTTATAAAAAGGTGGCTTCATCTCGCTGGAGACAGAGATggtggaaggagagagagagaggaaaaaaggcgTTGCACACAGCTCGCAC GGCCAGATGAAGACGAGATTTTTTTGGAGAGAGCTTTGGAGGTCATTCCATGA
- the LOC115796315 gene encoding uncharacterized protein LOC115796315 isoform X1 — protein MFYIVEFYKTHEVEVVPAAWVADDICQWPSYYKRDKLVKAIKNEEQPGMMWEEFKVRILYKAAKYTTARLKLPQAETNTDLQTAEEGDVIPQRKRKRQPNIRIPSDSDSDTPIQKSSLPPAPKIQQPGFQTSERRAPSPQRPASLASPRPTASPHQPGTSRGNELSTAAILRRLVTNQELIMEQLKIITLTLSKVQGQPGGGEEVLEKDIFPLKDISTLLAVEKRVREEADFKQKMITALSVIGGVNIKDTVWRIMKNIFTNSLAKQLNWRGVNGKTAFHSLQLKDVIAGTVRRNHLTATATEQEVETFIKRWLHLAGDRDGGRREREEKRRCTQLAPREAKLRRRMIVFPRSIQNHI, from the exons atgttttacattgtaGAATTTTATAAAACCCACGAGGTTGAGGTGGTGCCAGCAGCATGGGTGGCTGATGACATTTGTCAGTGGCCCTCTTATTACAAGCGTGACAAACTTGTAAAGGCTATAAAAAATGAAGAGCAGCCGGGAATGATGTGGGAAGAATTTAAAGTTAGAATTTTATATAAAGCAG CAAAATACACAACTGCCCGCCTCAAACTTCCACAGGCAGAAACCAACACTGACCTGCAGACGGCAGAAGAAGGTGATGTCATACCGCAGAGAAAGCGAAAAAGACA accaaaCATTCGCATTCCAAGTGATAGTGACAGCGACACACCTATACAAAAGTCATCACTGCCACCAGCCCCAAAAATTCAACAGCCAGGTTTCCAAACATCAGAGAGAAGGGCCCCTAGCCCCCAACGACCTGCATCACTGGCAAGCCCACGGCCCACTGCCAGCCCACATCAACCAGGGACCAGTCGGGGCAATGAACTTTCAACTGCAG CTATTCTGCGTAGGCTCGTCACAAACCAGGAGCTTATCATGGAACAGCTCAAAATTATAACCCTGACCCTGAGCAAGGTCCAAGGACAGCCTGGTGGTGGTGAGGAGGTCCTTGAAAAGGATATCTTTCCACTGAAGGACATTAGCACTTTACTGGCTGTGGAGAAGCGAGTCAGAGAGGAGGCAGACTTTAAACAGAAAATG attACTGCTTTGAGTGTCATCGGTGGGGTCAACATTAAGGACACCGTGTGGCGCATCATGAAGAATATATTCACAAACTCCCTGGCCAAACAACTGAACTGGCGTGGCGTGAATGGGAAAACAGCATTCCACAGCCTCCAATTAAAAGATGTGATTGCTG GAACCGTACGAAGAAACCACTTAACGGCCACTGCAACAGAGCAGGAGGTGGAGACCTTTATAAAAAGGTGGCTTCATCTCGCTGGAGACAGAGATggtggaaggagagagagagaggaaaaaaggcgTTGCACACAGCTCGCAC
- the LOC115796493 gene encoding histone-lysine N-methyltransferase, H3 lysine-79 specific-like — MNRPNSRAGLVSASAFTTVSELIVLREAFKSLQVENYKLKEDVQQVQHQLKEEEEGKMEAKMEVENIKKELRAVKKELEEERKRKERVEKDAEDLKKKLQEVEEALEVEVKGRLEAENENGKIKEDLLELFKAVEEEEREVQKTKHDCENAKNEELKVKNTLEKERREREWAEHKKGLEEEVKGRLEAENENGKIKDYLLELFKTFEEEEREQAEDETKTAKQKLREVQRVLQEEIKEKLMAKKDSEDLKKELLATKQKLEEEKIEVSINTNMPETEMTAKDCKTALRQLKLEHKAAKKNLKVKAKEAKKKLKGKVKEAEQQLLNTMKELKKQKKSTKT; from the coding sequence ATGAACAGGCCAAACTCCAGAGCAGGACTGGTGAGCGCCTCGGCCTTCACAACCGTCTCAGAGCTTATCGTGCTGCGCGAAGCCTTTAAGTCCCTGCAGGTGGAAAACTACAAGCTCAAAGAAGATGTGCAACAAGTTCAACATCAActtaaagaggaagaagaagggaaAATGGAGGCAAAGATGGAAGTAGAGAACATAAAGAAGGAACTGAGAGCAGTAAAGAAAGaattagaagaagaaagaaaaagaaaagagcgtGTGGAGAAGGATGCAGAAGATCTCAAAAAGAAActacaggaagtggaagaagccCTAGAAGTGGAAGTCAAAGGAAGACtggaggctgaaaatgaaaatgggaaaataaaggaGGACTTGTTAGAATTATTCAAAGCAgttgaagaggaggaaagggaggtgcaaaaaacaaaacatgactgtGAAAATGCAAAGAACGAAGAGTTAAAGGTGAAGAACACattagaaaaagagagaagagaaagagagtgggCAGAGCACAAAAAAGGACTAGAAGAGGAAGTCAAAGGAAGACtggaggctgaaaatgaaaatgggaaaataaaggaTTACTTGTTAGAATTATTCAAAACAtttgaagaggaggaaagggagCAGGCAGAGGACGAAACCAAAACTGCGAAGCAGAAACTGCGGGAAGTGCAGCGTGTGCTCcaagaagaaattaaagaaaagctgATGGCCAAAAAAGACTCAGAAGATCTAAAAAAGGAATTAttggccacaaaacaaaaactagaggaggaaaaaatagaagtttctataaatacaaacatgcccgagactgaaatgacagcaaaagaCTGTAAAACAGCTCTCAGACAGCTCAAACTAGAACACAAAGCAGCCAAGAAGAATttgaaagtgaaagcaaaagaggccaaaaagaaactgaaaggaaaagtgaaagaggccgagcagcagctgctgaacacaatgaaagagctgaagaagcagaagaaatccACTAAGACATGA